The DNA region ACGGGGTGCTGACGGACATGGGCCCCTTCAAGGGCGTGTCGGACCGGACCGCCTTCGTGATCGCCCCCGACGGCACCGTCGCTTGGAACTGGAAAGCCCCGAATCCCAGCGTCGAGCCTCCCTACGACGAAATCGAGGCCGCGCTGGAGTCGCTGTAGGCCGGCTTTCCGCGCCACGCACCCTCAGCTCACCCCCACGCGCCCCTTCGTCGACTCGATCAGCTTGGTCGGGTCGAAGCCCACGCCGTGCTTGAAGACGATGCGGACGTTGCGGATCACCGACGCGTCGCCCGACAGGTCGCCCTCCAGGACCAGCACGTCGGCCAGCTTGCCGGCTTCGACGCTGCCGATGTCGCCTTCCTCACCCAGGATGAGAGCTCCGTTCAAGGACATCGCCCGAACCGCCTGCACGGGCGATAAGCCGGCCTCGATCAGCAGCTCGTAGTTGCGCTGGTCGCCGAAGCCGTGGATCACGCCTCCGGTGCCGGTCGGGTCGACGCCTCCTGCCAGCACGCCGCCCGCGTCGAAGAATGCCTTCTCGAATTCCATCGCCTTCTGGAACATCCCCGGCGTGAACGGCCAGTTGGCGTTGGCCTCTACCTGCTCCCTGAACTGCACGTAGGCGTCACGGATCTCGTCCGCCAGCAGGTCGAGAGTGCGCTGATCCATGACCTCCGGACGATCCGGAAAGAACGGCTCGATCACTGCGAGCGTGGACGTCATCGACACGCCGTTGTCGACCATCTTGCGGATCAGGTTCTGCGCCCGCTCGCCGGTCGCGTCGCCCCTGGAGCCGATCGAGATCATGCTGTTGGACGGGCACTGATCCGGCTGCTTGCCTTCGATGAAGTCGCTGGCGGTGAGGAAACCGTGCTCGATGTTGTCGATGCCCAGGTCCACCGCCTCCTCGA from Gemmatimonadota bacterium includes:
- a CDS encoding amidohydrolase family protein gives rise to the protein MTTTVPATPAAAQSADQLSADTRQYVSVSSPVVALVGVTVIDGTGADAVADQTVVLRDGRIAAVGASGDVDIPEGADVHELPGHTVIPGMVGMHDHLFYAGGGRRAQLQFSAPRLYLGAGVTTIRTTGSQAPYSDLSMKAAIDVGQAVGPRIHVTAPYITGPAAGVTYMATVADEEEARRFVGYWADEGATWIKAYTNISRAALGAAIEEAHARGLRVTGHICSVTFEEAVDLGIDNIEHGFLTASDFIEGKQPDQCPSNSMISIGSRGDATGERAQNLIRKMVDNGVSMTSTLAVIEPFFPDRPEVMDQRTLDLLADEIRDAYVQFREQVEANANWPFTPGMFQKAMEFEKAFFDAGGVLAGGVDPTGTGGVIHGFGDQRNYELLIEAGLSPVQAVRAMSLNGALILGEEGDIGSVEAGKLADVLVLEGDLSGDASVIRNVRIVFKHGVGFDPTKLIESTKGRVGVS